In Alphaproteobacteria bacterium US3C007, one genomic interval encodes:
- a CDS encoding MBL fold metallo-hydrolase, with the protein MDSAHQSFDPPVGIAQTIAPNLRRILAPNPSPMTFRGTNTYLLGSSDLAIIDPGPDHLTQLRAIKAALQGTQKITHILVTHSHLDHSPLARRLSADCGAPIFAFGRCDAGQSDRMKALIKSGYSGGGEGVDSEFIPDHTLKDGSKLTGPDWELEAIHTPGHFSNHLCFGWQEAAFTGDHIMGWASSMVSPPDGDMGDFIRSCKSLLQRNWNVFYPGHGDIVKTPNARIRDLLAHRKHRERSILAALSAEGRSIKEITKSVYHDTSEALLPAAARNVFAHLIDLCERQKAICDDPIRFESQFRSLTP; encoded by the coding sequence ATGGACTCTGCCCACCAAAGCTTTGATCCGCCTGTTGGCATAGCGCAGACAATTGCGCCAAATCTTCGTAGAATTTTGGCCCCAAACCCGTCACCCATGACATTTCGGGGCACGAACACCTATCTGCTAGGCTCTTCTGATCTGGCGATTATTGATCCCGGCCCCGATCATTTAACGCAGTTGAGGGCGATCAAAGCAGCGCTTCAGGGCACACAAAAAATCACCCATATTCTGGTCACCCACTCGCATCTTGATCACTCGCCTTTGGCGCGGCGGCTGTCGGCGGATTGCGGCGCACCCATTTTTGCATTTGGGCGCTGTGATGCAGGGCAAAGTGACCGCATGAAAGCGCTTATTAAATCGGGCTATAGCGGCGGTGGAGAGGGCGTTGATAGCGAATTCATCCCAGATCATACTTTGAAAGACGGCAGCAAACTGACTGGCCCTGATTGGGAGCTGGAAGCAATTCACACCCCGGGGCATTTTTCAAATCATCTCTGTTTTGGCTGGCAAGAGGCCGCTTTTACTGGCGATCATATCATGGGCTGGGCCAGCTCGATGGTGTCGCCACCCGATGGTGATATGGGTGATTTTATACGCTCTTGCAAATCACTTTTGCAGCGTAACTGGAATGTTTTCTACCCTGGCCATGGTGATATTGTTAAAACACCAAACGCGCGCATTCGCGACTTACTTGCCCATCGAAAGCATCGAGAACGTTCGATATTGGCGGCCCTGTCAGCAGAGGGGCGCAGTATAAAAGAGATCACAAAAAGCGTTTATCATGACACATCTGAGGCTTTGCTCCCGGCTGCCGCGCGCAACGTATTTGCTCATTTGATCGACCTTTGTGAACGCCAAAAAGCCATCTGTGATGACCCAATCCGGTTTGAAAGCCAATTTCGATCGCTGACGCCATAA
- a CDS encoding branched-chain amino acid ABC transporter permease translates to MAQYRNIFLFAAMALLILLTGFLQSWNSALLILNMGLISAIMSLGVNLQWGFAGLFNVGVMGFVALGGLATVLISMPPVTEAWSAGGLRTMLGLVIGVASLWLTSLAIVRLPSGKAKILGIIAGLIVGFFAFRFVFDGGVSAIEAVNPASTGYLGGLGLPILLAWPAGGLLAAGVAWIIGKTALGLRSDYLAIATLGIAEIILAIMKNEDWLARGVKNVIGLPRPVPFEVDLQNNPDFVATATDLGMNAVTASSIYVKLCYAGLFTVVLLLLLWMAQNALRSPWGRMMRAIRDNETSAEAMGKDVTKRHLQIFVLGSAICGIAGAMMTTLDGQLTPAGYQPLRYTFLIWVMVIVGGSGNNFGAVLGGFVIWFFWVQVEPIGGFLMQAITSGMEDASPLKQHLISSVAHMRLFTMGLILLLVLRFSPKGLIPEK, encoded by the coding sequence ATGGCGCAGTATAGAAACATTTTTCTGTTTGCAGCGATGGCATTGCTCATCCTGTTGACTGGTTTTTTGCAAAGCTGGAATAGCGCTTTATTGATCCTCAATATGGGGCTAATCAGCGCCATCATGTCCTTAGGGGTGAATTTGCAATGGGGCTTTGCGGGCCTTTTTAACGTGGGCGTGATGGGGTTTGTGGCTCTGGGCGGTCTGGCCACTGTGCTGATTTCAATGCCACCCGTTACAGAGGCGTGGAGCGCAGGAGGACTGAGGACCATGCTGGGCTTGGTGATTGGTGTTGCCAGCCTTTGGCTAACCAGCTTAGCCATCGTCCGCCTGCCATCGGGCAAAGCCAAAATATTGGGAATTATTGCTGGGCTGATTGTGGGGTTTTTCGCATTCAGGTTTGTTTTCGATGGCGGCGTATCAGCGATCGAAGCGGTCAATCCAGCCTCAACGGGATATCTAGGCGGATTGGGATTGCCGATCCTACTGGCTTGGCCCGCTGGCGGGCTGCTGGCAGCGGGTGTGGCGTGGATTATTGGAAAAACCGCCTTGGGCTTGCGCTCTGATTATCTGGCCATCGCCACTTTAGGCATTGCGGAAATCATTTTAGCGATCATGAAAAATGAGGATTGGCTGGCCCGAGGCGTCAAAAATGTAATCGGCCTTCCTCGGCCGGTTCCCTTCGAGGTGGATTTGCAAAACAACCCAGACTTCGTGGCAACCGCAACGGACCTTGGAATGAATGCTGTGACCGCTTCGTCTATTTATGTAAAGCTCTGCTACGCTGGCTTGTTTACTGTCGTTCTGTTGCTTTTGCTTTGGATGGCCCAAAACGCGCTGCGCAGCCCATGGGGGCGTATGATGCGCGCCATTCGCGATAATGAAACCTCTGCAGAAGCGATGGGAAAAGACGTTACCAAACGGCATCTGCAGATCTTTGTGTTGGGCTCGGCGATCTGCGGCATTGCGGGCGCTATGATGACCACGCTGGACGGTCAGCTGACCCCAGCGGGCTATCAACCTTTGCGTTATACATTCTTGATCTGGGTTATGGTGATTGTCGGCGGCTCTGGAAATAATTTTGGCGCGGTGCTGGGCGGTTTTGTGATCTGGTTTTTTTGGGTGCAAGTGGAACCGATCGGTGGTTTCTTAATGCAAGCAATCACCTCAGGAATGGAAGATGCAAGCCCCCTAAAACAGCATTTGATCAGCAGCGTGGCGCATATGCGGCTTTTTACCATGGGTCTTATCTTATTGCTGGTGCTGCGCTTTTCTCCCAAAGGCTTAATTCCTGAAAAATAG
- a CDS encoding MFS transporter translates to MPILQFFRQNSAWLAAGALLAFMSSFGQTFFISIFSGHIRAEFGLSHAAWGGFYSLGTTASAIVMVWLGTLSDVIRTRVLGLFVLSGLMGATLVMANLSHVFYLPFAIFALRLLGQGMCSHLAVVAMSRWFVANRGRALSIAGLGYSFGEAFLPVLFVFLMGVVSWRSLWCVAAGVLLLSLPVLFRLLRQERTPQSMAEDNSSLGMDAQHWTRGAVIRHPLFWCMMPALLGPSAFNTAFFFQQVHFAAVKGWDHLSLVSFFPLYTGAAVLAMLASGWALDRFGTPRLIWFYQLPMSFAFLCFAFGQSQMMFVTGLLFLAITAGANTTLPNAFWAEFYGTRYLGAIKSLAAAIMVLGSALGPGITGVMIDWDIGLETQYIAVAIFFVLSTAVMSFGVWRAAPHLPKSIVVNSPSSL, encoded by the coding sequence GTGCCTATTTTGCAGTTCTTCCGTCAAAATAGTGCCTGGTTAGCAGCAGGGGCTTTGCTGGCATTTATGTCAAGCTTTGGCCAAACCTTCTTCATTTCTATCTTTTCAGGCCATATTCGGGCCGAATTCGGCCTCTCACACGCGGCTTGGGGTGGGTTTTACTCTTTGGGCACAACGGCGTCGGCGATTGTGATGGTTTGGCTGGGTACTTTAAGCGATGTCATCCGGACCCGAGTTTTGGGGCTTTTCGTTTTATCTGGTTTGATGGGGGCAACGCTTGTGATGGCCAATCTGTCGCATGTGTTTTACCTGCCTTTTGCAATTTTCGCGTTGCGTTTACTGGGGCAGGGCATGTGCTCGCATCTGGCAGTGGTGGCTATGTCGCGTTGGTTTGTGGCCAATCGGGGGCGCGCGCTATCGATCGCGGGGCTGGGATATTCCTTCGGAGAAGCTTTTTTGCCCGTGTTGTTCGTGTTTTTAATGGGCGTTGTGTCGTGGCGCTCTTTATGGTGCGTTGCTGCTGGGGTGCTTTTATTGTCTCTACCAGTTTTATTTCGATTGCTGCGTCAAGAGCGAACCCCGCAATCAATGGCGGAAGATAACAGTTCCTTGGGAATGGATGCGCAGCATTGGACGCGCGGGGCGGTCATCCGCCACCCGCTTTTTTGGTGCATGATGCCGGCATTACTCGGCCCTAGCGCGTTCAACACGGCGTTTTTCTTTCAACAGGTGCATTTCGCGGCGGTAAAAGGCTGGGATCATTTATCGTTGGTAAGTTTTTTCCCGCTATATACGGGGGCCGCGGTTTTGGCGATGCTGGCATCGGGCTGGGCGCTTGATCGTTTTGGCACCCCAAGGCTGATCTGGTTTTACCAATTGCCCATGTCGTTTGCGTTCTTGTGCTTTGCATTCGGACAATCGCAGATGATGTTCGTAACGGGTCTGCTGTTTCTGGCAATCACAGCCGGCGCAAATACAACGCTTCCAAATGCGTTTTGGGCTGAGTTTTATGGCACCCGGTATTTGGGTGCGATTAAATCATTGGCGGCCGCGATTATGGTATTGGGCTCTGCGCTTGGGCCGGGTATCACTGGTGTGATGATTGACTGGGATATAGGATTGGAAACTCAATATATCGCAGTTGCTATATTCTTTGTGTTGAGCACGGCCGTAATGTCATTTGGGGTATGGCGCGCAGCGCCGCATTTGCCTAAATCGATTGTTGTAAATAGCCCAAGCAGCCTTTAA
- a CDS encoding branched-chain amino acid ABC transporter permease — translation MDLLNALVALANYVIIPGLAYGSQLALGALGITLIYGVLRFSNFAHGDTMAFGATLSILGTWWLQSMGISFGVLPTALLALPFSILGCIALILFTDRTVYRFYRVQKAKPVIFLIVSMGVMFIMNGVVRFIIGPDDRTFSDGQRFIMSAREFKAMTGLKEGLAIKTTQGLTVIAAVIVVALLFWFLERTRTGKSMRAYADNEDLALLSGINPERVVMVTWMIVAALATIAGTLYGLDKVFKPFTYLLLLLPIFSSAIVGGLGNPVGAIAGGFVIAFSEVTITYAWKKVVTYLVPSDWAPSSLVQLLSTDYKFAVSFSILIIVLLFRPTGLFKGKAY, via the coding sequence ATGGATCTGCTTAATGCGCTGGTTGCGCTGGCCAATTATGTAATTATACCCGGCCTTGCCTATGGCAGCCAATTGGCGCTGGGGGCTTTGGGTATCACGCTCATTTATGGGGTGTTGCGGTTTTCTAATTTTGCGCATGGCGATACGATGGCCTTTGGAGCAACGCTGAGTATTCTGGGCACGTGGTGGCTTCAATCGATGGGAATTTCTTTTGGGGTTTTGCCAACGGCCCTTTTGGCCCTGCCCTTCAGTATTCTTGGCTGTATTGCGTTGATCTTGTTCACCGATCGTACCGTCTATCGCTTTTATCGCGTTCAAAAAGCCAAACCCGTGATCTTTTTAATCGTTTCGATGGGGGTGATGTTTATTATGAATGGCGTCGTGCGCTTCATCATCGGCCCCGATGATCGCACTTTTAGCGATGGTCAGCGCTTCATCATGTCAGCGCGCGAGTTTAAGGCCATGACCGGGTTGAAAGAGGGGTTGGCAATTAAAACGACGCAAGGCTTGACCGTGATTGCCGCCGTGATTGTTGTTGCCTTGCTGTTTTGGTTCCTTGAGCGCACACGAACCGGCAAGTCGATGCGCGCCTACGCGGATAATGAAGATCTGGCTTTGCTCTCTGGGATCAATCCAGAGCGCGTGGTGATGGTGACCTGGATGATCGTCGCGGCGCTGGCGACAATTGCAGGCACGCTTTATGGGCTGGATAAAGTGTTCAAGCCCTTTACCTATTTGCTATTGCTCTTGCCGATTTTTTCCTCGGCCATCGTCGGCGGGCTGGGCAATCCGGTTGGCGCGATTGCCGGCGGGTTTGTGATCGCCTTTTCGGAAGTTACCATAACCTATGCGTGGAAAAAAGTGGTGACCTATCTCGTGCCAAGCGATTGGGCCCCCTCGAGCTTGGTGCAATTGCTAAGCACTGATTATAAATTTGCAGTCAGCTTTTCTATTTTGATCATTGTGCTGCTATTTCGTCCGACCGGTTTGTTTAAAGGAAAGGCCTATTGA
- the uvrA gene encoding excinuclease ABC subunit UvrA has product MADQKFISVRGAREHNLKSIDVDIPRDQFVVITGLSGSGKSSLAFDTVYAEGQRRYVESLSAYARQFLDMMEKPDVDQISGLSPAISIEQKTTSKNPRSTVGTVTEIYDYLRLLFARAGTPYSPATGLPIEAQQVQDMVDRVAAMHEGTRAYLLAPIVRDRKGEYRKEFLELRKQGFQRVKVDGAFYELDDPPTLDKKFRHDIDVVVDRIVVRAGIETRLADSFRTALDLADGIAILETAPDEGDPERVTFSENFACPVSGFTISEIEPRLFSFNAPFGACPECDGLGQERFFDERLVVPDETLKVRDGAIAPWRKGKSPYFTQTIEAISKHYGVSMNVSWKDLPAAVKKVFLHGSGDQEIKFRYDDGGRVYQVTRGFEGVIPNMQRRYRETDSSWVREEFENYQNNQPCGSCNGFRLRPEALAVKIANLHVGELVQMSIRDALSWCEGVPEHLSDQKNQIAAAILKEIRERLGFLNNVGLEYLTLSRNAGTLSGGESQRIRLASQIGSGLTGVLYVLDEPSIGLHQRDNDRLLTTLKNLRDQGNTVIVVEHDEEAIREADYVFDIGPGAGVHGGHVVSRGTPAEVAADPNSLTGQYLQGIKEIAVPAVRRSGNGKMLTVVKATGNNLKSVTADFPLGKLICVTGVSGGGKSTLTIETLFKTASMRLNGAKQTPAPCETIKGLEFLDKVIDIDQRPIGRTPRSNPATYTGAFTPIRDWFAGLPEAKTRGYKPGRFSFNVKGGRCEACQGDGVIKIEMHFLPDVYVTCETCNGARYNRETLEVKFKGKSIADVLDMTVEDAQAFFQAVPSIREKMDALVRVGLGYIKVGQQATTLSGGEAQRVKLSKELAKRSTGRTLYILDEPTTGLHFEDVRKLLEVLHELVDQGNSVVVIEHNLDVVKTADWIIDIGPEGGNGGGRIVAAGTPETIIKKKSSHTGHYLKMLLKDRKLAAE; this is encoded by the coding sequence ATGGCAGATCAAAAATTCATCTCTGTGCGCGGTGCCCGCGAACATAACCTAAAGTCAATCGATGTGGATATTCCACGCGATCAATTTGTGGTGATAACAGGTCTTTCCGGATCCGGAAAGTCATCGCTGGCCTTTGATACCGTTTATGCTGAAGGGCAACGGCGCTATGTTGAATCGCTCAGTGCCTATGCCCGTCAGTTTCTGGATATGATGGAAAAACCGGATGTCGATCAGATTTCTGGCCTCAGCCCTGCCATTTCGATTGAACAGAAAACCACCAGCAAAAATCCGCGCTCCACAGTTGGCACAGTCACCGAAATTTATGATTACTTGCGGTTGCTTTTTGCCCGGGCTGGCACGCCCTATAGCCCTGCCACTGGCTTGCCGATTGAGGCCCAGCAGGTGCAAGACATGGTCGACCGCGTTGCGGCGATGCACGAGGGCACCCGCGCCTATTTATTAGCCCCGATCGTGCGCGATAGAAAGGGTGAGTATCGCAAAGAATTCCTTGAATTGCGAAAGCAAGGGTTTCAGCGCGTGAAAGTGGATGGCGCTTTTTATGAGCTGGATGATCCGCCCACCCTGGATAAGAAATTTCGCCATGATATCGACGTTGTGGTTGATAGGATTGTGGTGCGTGCGGGCATAGAAACCCGCCTTGCCGATAGTTTTCGAACCGCGCTTGACCTCGCCGATGGTATTGCAATTTTGGAAACTGCCCCGGATGAGGGTGATCCTGAGCGGGTTACCTTCAGCGAAAATTTCGCGTGTCCGGTGAGCGGTTTCACAATTTCGGAAATTGAACCGCGTCTGTTCTCGTTCAATGCGCCCTTCGGTGCATGCCCGGAGTGTGACGGGTTGGGGCAAGAGCGGTTTTTTGATGAGCGATTGGTGGTGCCGGATGAAACCCTGAAAGTGCGGGATGGTGCCATCGCACCATGGCGGAAGGGAAAGAGCCCATATTTCACACAAACGATCGAAGCAATTTCCAAACATTATGGCGTGTCCATGAATGTCAGTTGGAAGGATTTGCCTGCCGCCGTTAAAAAAGTATTTTTGCACGGATCAGGGGATCAGGAGATTAAATTTCGTTATGATGACGGAGGCCGCGTTTATCAGGTAACCCGTGGTTTTGAGGGTGTCATTCCGAATATGCAACGGCGCTATCGCGAGACTGACAGTTCGTGGGTGCGCGAAGAGTTTGAAAATTACCAGAACAACCAACCCTGCGGAAGCTGCAATGGCTTCCGCCTACGCCCCGAGGCGCTGGCCGTCAAAATTGCCAACTTGCACGTGGGTGAACTTGTACAAATGTCGATCCGAGATGCGCTGAGCTGGTGCGAGGGCGTGCCCGAACATTTGAGCGATCAAAAAAATCAAATCGCGGCCGCGATTTTGAAAGAAATCCGAGAGCGGCTTGGGTTTTTGAATAATGTGGGCTTGGAGTATTTAACCCTCAGCCGCAATGCGGGCACCTTATCGGGGGGCGAAAGTCAACGGATCCGGTTGGCCAGTCAGATTGGCAGCGGGCTCACGGGTGTTTTATACGTGCTTGATGAGCCCTCAATTGGCCTGCATCAGCGCGACAATGACCGTTTGCTTACCACGTTGAAAAACCTGCGCGATCAAGGCAATACGGTGATTGTGGTCGAACATGATGAAGAAGCAATCCGCGAGGCGGATTACGTGTTCGATATCGGACCAGGCGCGGGTGTTCATGGGGGGCATGTTGTGTCCCGCGGCACGCCAGCAGAGGTCGCGGCCGATCCAAACTCTCTTACAGGGCAATATCTTCAAGGGATAAAAGAGATCGCGGTTCCTGCGGTAAGGCGCAGTGGGAACGGCAAAATGCTTACCGTGGTTAAGGCCACCGGAAATAACCTGAAATCCGTTACGGCGGATTTTCCGCTTGGCAAACTGATCTGCGTTACAGGGGTGTCAGGCGGTGGTAAATCCACGCTTACAATCGAAACCTTGTTCAAAACGGCCTCGATGCGTTTGAACGGGGCCAAACAAACACCGGCCCCCTGTGAAACGATCAAAGGTCTCGAATTTCTTGATAAGGTGATCGATATCGACCAGCGTCCGATCGGCAGGACGCCGCGCTCAAACCCCGCCACGTATACGGGTGCCTTCACGCCCATCCGCGATTGGTTCGCAGGATTGCCTGAGGCAAAAACCCGCGGCTATAAGCCCGGCCGGTTCAGTTTCAACGTGAAAGGCGGGCGCTGTGAAGCCTGCCAGGGCGATGGGGTTATCAAAATTGAAATGCATTTCTTACCCGATGTCTACGTGACCTGCGAAACCTGCAATGGCGCGCGCTACAATCGCGAAACGCTGGAGGTTAAATTCAAAGGCAAAAGCATTGCAGATGTGCTGGATATGACGGTCGAAGATGCGCAGGCGTTTTTTCAAGCGGTGCCATCGATCCGTGAAAAAATGGATGCATTGGTGCGGGTGGGTTTGGGCTATATCAAGGTCGGCCAACAGGCCACAACGCTGTCGGGCGGTGAGGCGCAGCGCGTCAAATTGTCAAAAGAGCTGGCAAAGCGCTCGACGGGCCGTACCCTTTATATTCTGGATGAACCGACGACGGGCTTGCATTTCGAAGATGTACGAAAATTACTAGAAGTGCTGCATGAATTGGTGGATCAAGGGAATTCTGTGGTGGTGATTGAGCATAATCTGGATGTTGTCAAAACGGCAGATTGGATCATTGATATCGGTCCTGAAGGCGGTAATGGGGGCGGGCGCATCGTGGCCGCCGGAACTCCGGAAACCATCATCAAGAAGAAAAGCAGTCACACGGGGCATTATTTGAAGATGTTGCTCAAAGACCGGAAATTAGCAGCTGAATAA
- a CDS encoding ROK family protein, protein MAENTYILIDLGGSNTRIALSDDTALNPETIQKFSNAGYGCLEDIIKTYMQAQNLSKVTAICVAAAGPLRDGVIKVTNLDWLICPDRLRALTQADHVGLLNDLQAQGYALNVLPLESLKHLYGPSKAKAGTTKLVCGIGTGFNIAAAYPASKGVLVPPAEAGHVRLPVATALQRELSDWIAAERGFASVETVLSGNGLETLNRFFDPEHPRSASEVMQAAQDGQREARHVVACFASIMGSYFGDLALAHLPLGGIYMIGGVSRAIAPFVTPKNFGATFHDKGVFSDYMSEFPIFLVEDDFAALKGCLGYLQQSI, encoded by the coding sequence ATGGCTGAAAACACCTATATTTTGATTGATTTGGGGGGCAGCAATACCCGCATCGCTCTAAGTGATGATACCGCGTTGAACCCTGAAACAATTCAAAAATTTTCGAATGCAGGCTATGGCTGCTTAGAAGATATTATCAAAACCTATATGCAGGCGCAAAACCTAAGCAAGGTTACAGCTATTTGTGTTGCAGCTGCGGGGCCGCTTCGCGACGGGGTGATAAAAGTCACTAATCTGGACTGGCTAATTTGCCCGGATCGATTGCGCGCGCTTACCCAAGCCGATCATGTTGGCTTGCTCAATGATCTGCAAGCCCAAGGATATGCGCTAAACGTTCTGCCTTTGGAAAGCCTCAAGCATCTTTATGGTCCTTCAAAAGCCAAAGCCGGGACCACAAAATTGGTCTGTGGAATTGGAACCGGCTTCAATATCGCGGCGGCTTATCCTGCTTCTAAAGGCGTGCTGGTGCCACCTGCGGAAGCCGGGCATGTTCGGTTGCCCGTTGCAACTGCGCTGCAGCGCGAATTATCTGATTGGATTGCAGCTGAGCGGGGGTTTGCATCTGTTGAAACCGTGCTGTCTGGCAACGGGTTGGAAACCTTAAACAGATTTTTTGATCCCGAGCACCCGCGCAGCGCGAGCGAAGTTATGCAAGCCGCGCAGGATGGACAGCGCGAGGCACGCCACGTTGTGGCATGCTTTGCATCAATCATGGGCTCTTATTTCGGAGATTTGGCCCTGGCACATCTGCCTCTGGGTGGCATTTATATGATTGGCGGGGTTTCTCGCGCAATCGCGCCGTTTGTGACGCCTAAAAATTTCGGCGCGACCTTTCATGACAAAGGCGTCTTCTCAGATTACATGTCGGAATTTCCGATCTTCTTGGTTGAGGATGATTTTGCAGCGCTTAAAGGCTGCTTGGGCTATTTACAACAATCGATTTAG
- a CDS encoding pectin acetylesterase-family hydrolase has product MYKFISCIIVFAIFAATTAQATLLKTTDPSAVCNDGRQAAFMVSKSESRNWFIYFEGGGAATTPDAYKKRQSRWKKPITDGNYGLHYPIVKDFKKKGFNVVVIPYCTSDLHQGAHTNIVDGRKVYFRGRKIVEDVFNQLDADFRSANDLVFAGYSAGAIGLGFNSDLIKKYKNPKVIVDSFWLDSESRRVRQGWTKGPWVEINKFVYGNMPKHCKGHWSACFPQRSKFISMKIKHVFPIWNIGDPYIKGDMNKVRKSIRNDIKFYDAGFSVDAEKFKVDGSQTWGHVITANKYYTKKIDGVSVKMLIENWLSDAGQTALVKH; this is encoded by the coding sequence ATGTATAAATTTATCAGCTGCATAATCGTTTTTGCCATCTTTGCAGCAACAACCGCGCAGGCTACTTTACTAAAAACTACAGATCCTTCCGCTGTTTGTAACGATGGTCGACAGGCTGCATTTATGGTCTCAAAATCTGAGTCAAGAAATTGGTTCATATATTTTGAGGGTGGAGGTGCAGCTACGACACCTGATGCCTACAAAAAACGTCAAAGCAGGTGGAAAAAGCCGATTACAGATGGAAACTACGGCCTTCATTATCCAATTGTGAAGGATTTCAAGAAAAAAGGCTTTAATGTTGTTGTTATTCCTTACTGCACAAGTGATCTACATCAAGGCGCACACACGAATATCGTGGATGGCAGAAAAGTCTATTTCCGTGGTCGCAAAATTGTTGAAGATGTCTTCAATCAACTGGATGCCGATTTCAGATCGGCGAATGATCTCGTATTTGCTGGCTACTCAGCAGGCGCAATCGGGTTGGGCTTCAACTCTGACTTAATTAAAAAATACAAAAATCCAAAGGTAATCGTAGATAGTTTTTGGTTAGATTCAGAATCTCGCCGTGTCCGCCAAGGTTGGACGAAGGGTCCATGGGTGGAAATAAATAAGTTTGTCTACGGAAATATGCCTAAGCATTGCAAAGGGCATTGGTCTGCATGCTTTCCACAAAGATCTAAATTCATATCAATGAAAATAAAACATGTTTTCCCAATTTGGAACATTGGTGATCCATACATCAAAGGAGATATGAATAAGGTACGGAAGAGTATTAGAAATGATATCAAGTTTTATGATGCTGGGTTTTCGGTTGATGCTGAAAAGTTTAAAGTAGATGGGTCTCAGACATGGGGTCATGTTATCACCGCTAACAAATATTACACAAAAAAAATTGATGGGGTTTCTGTCAAAATGTTAATTGAAAACTGGCTTAGTGACGCGGGACAAACAGCTTTAGTA
- a CDS encoding ATP-binding protein, which yields MFRSFKRYLPSGLYGRVALILVLPVVLLWLVVSIVFIQRHFEGVTEQMSRAVISELSLLSKRLIADQGLTETTENLANALNITIETVVADAPDLATFRHFYDLTGLVVVKEFELMDSLVAVNLDAPKLVHLRLDLAGAYFDIEFSRDRVSPSNPHQLIVNMVVFGVFFTLIAFIYLRNQLRPITRLAAAAEAFGRGRTLPYHPSGAIEVRAAGRAFLDMRARIERHIEQRTMILSGVSHDLRTPLTRLKLGLSMLEHDDRKLLERDVDEMRQLLDEFLSFAREQGDEGGKSEAINPFELVQMIVQDTTRAGHSVSLRCNPSTILVEMRPLAIKRALENLIMNAVRYGTKAVVDLQYEARSLVISVEDDGPSIPPELYEEAMKPFSRLDPARNQNKGSGVGLGLPIAADIARAHGGRVELSKSRDFGGLCASLIISR from the coding sequence ATGTTTAGATCCTTCAAACGCTATTTGCCCTCGGGGCTGTATGGTCGCGTGGCCTTAATTTTGGTGTTGCCGGTGGTGCTGCTTTGGCTTGTGGTCTCCATCGTATTTATTCAGCGGCACTTTGAAGGGGTGACCGAGCAGATGAGCCGGGCCGTGATCAGCGAGCTCAGCTTGTTAAGTAAGCGGCTGATCGCGGATCAGGGTTTGACCGAAACGACGGAAAACTTGGCCAATGCTTTGAATATCACCATTGAAACCGTTGTTGCCGATGCGCCGGATTTGGCAACTTTTCGGCATTTTTATGATTTAACTGGATTGGTTGTTGTAAAAGAGTTTGAGCTAATGGACAGTTTAGTGGCGGTTAATCTTGATGCGCCTAAATTGGTACATTTGCGGCTTGATTTGGCGGGAGCATATTTTGATATTGAGTTTTCGCGTGACAGGGTGTCGCCGTCAAACCCGCACCAGTTGATTGTCAATATGGTTGTATTTGGTGTGTTTTTTACCTTGATTGCGTTTATTTATCTGCGCAATCAATTGCGGCCAATCACCCGTTTGGCCGCCGCGGCTGAGGCCTTTGGACGGGGGCGAACCCTACCATATCACCCCTCTGGCGCGATCGAAGTGCGCGCAGCGGGGCGGGCGTTTTTAGATATGCGTGCACGCATTGAACGCCATATTGAACAACGCACAATGATATTATCGGGCGTTAGTCACGATTTGCGTACACCTTTGACACGGTTGAAGCTGGGTCTATCTATGCTCGAGCATGACGATCGCAAATTGCTAGAACGCGATGTTGATGAAATGCGCCAACTTTTGGATGAATTTCTTTCCTTTGCCCGCGAGCAGGGCGATGAAGGGGGCAAATCAGAGGCAATTAATCCGTTCGAGTTGGTTCAAATGATTGTACAAGATACGACACGCGCCGGACATTCGGTCTCTTTGCGCTGCAATCCAAGCACCATTCTCGTTGAGATGCGCCCGCTTGCGATCAAGCGCGCGCTTGAAAACTTGATTATGAACGCGGTGCGGTATGGCACAAAAGCGGTTGTTGATCTTCAATATGAAGCGCGCAGCCTGGTGATTTCCGTGGAGGATGACGGGCCAAGTATTCCGCCCGAGCTTTATGAAGAAGCCATGAAACCATTTTCGCGTCTTGATCCTGCGCGCAACCAAAATAAAGGATCGGGGGTTGGTCTTGGGCTTCCCATTGCCGCTGATATTGCGCGTGCTCATGGTGGCCGAGTTGAGCTGTCTAAAAGTAGAGATTTTGGAGGCCTTTGCGCGAGCCTTATCATTTCGCGTTAG